The following are encoded together in the Candidatus Tumulicola sp. genome:
- a CDS encoding 2OG-Fe(II) oxygenase, with amino-acid sequence METDALRNAIDTDGFALVPRLVGPEAAEALRARFDDEASFRKTISMERHGYGRGTYRYFAYPLPAAVQKLREDLYAALAPIAGKWAERLGTDTRYPATLDEMIARCAAAGQLRPTPLLLRYETGDFNALHQDVYGDVAFPFQATVLLSHPNDEFAGGEFVLYETRARKQSVARVVPLEFGDAVIFPNAFRPNAKGGRSQFRHGVSVVRAGCRTTLGVILHDAK; translated from the coding sequence ATGGAAACCGACGCTCTGCGGAACGCAATCGATACCGACGGTTTCGCGCTCGTTCCCCGGCTGGTAGGGCCGGAAGCGGCCGAGGCGCTGCGCGCGCGGTTCGACGACGAAGCGTCATTCCGTAAGACAATCTCGATGGAACGTCACGGCTACGGTCGAGGTACGTACCGGTATTTCGCGTACCCGCTTCCGGCGGCAGTGCAAAAACTACGCGAGGACCTGTATGCCGCGCTGGCTCCGATCGCCGGCAAGTGGGCCGAACGCCTTGGAACCGACACTCGTTATCCGGCCACGCTCGATGAAATGATCGCTCGCTGCGCGGCTGCAGGTCAACTGCGGCCGACGCCGCTCTTACTGCGCTACGAGACCGGCGACTTTAACGCGCTGCATCAAGACGTTTACGGCGACGTTGCGTTCCCGTTCCAGGCAACAGTTTTGCTAAGCCACCCGAACGACGAGTTCGCCGGCGGAGAGTTCGTGCTCTACGAAACGCGAGCGCGTAAGCAGAGCGTCGCTCGCGTCGTGCCACTGGAGTTCGGCGATGCCGTGATTTTTCCGAATGCGTTTCGTCCGAACGCAAAGGGCGGAAGATCGCAATTTCGCCACGGCGTTTCGGTCGTGCGTGCGGGCTGCAGGACGACGCTCGGCGTCATCCTGCACGACGCGAAATAA
- a CDS encoding alpha-ketoglutarate-dependent dioxygenase AlkB translates to MIDLSSGSPLVEGMTLYRAAVPDADALFEALRCELDVRQEFLQFFGRDVAMPRLTGWYGDPGGTYTYSRLRNEPVAWTPSLRRLRDELRDSLCIDVNSCLANWYRNGDDSMGWHSDREPELRDAIVSVTLGVERTFQLREGRKGPPLSVALPHGSLLVMTVKSQHRYAHRVPKERCTGERLNLTFRRVV, encoded by the coding sequence GTGATCGATCTTTCTAGCGGATCGCCGTTGGTTGAGGGCATGACGCTGTATCGCGCGGCTGTTCCCGACGCCGACGCATTGTTCGAAGCGTTGCGTTGCGAGCTTGACGTGCGTCAAGAATTCTTGCAGTTTTTCGGCCGAGACGTTGCGATGCCGCGACTGACCGGCTGGTACGGCGATCCCGGCGGGACGTACACCTACAGCCGCTTGCGAAACGAACCGGTTGCTTGGACGCCGTCGCTGCGCCGTTTGCGCGACGAACTGCGCGATTCGCTGTGCATCGATGTAAATTCGTGTTTGGCCAACTGGTATCGCAACGGCGACGACTCGATGGGCTGGCATTCGGATCGAGAGCCCGAGCTTCGCGATGCGATCGTCTCGGTGACGTTAGGAGTCGAGCGCACGTTTCAACTGCGTGAAGGGCGGAAAGGTCCGCCTTTGTCGGTTGCCTTGCCGCACGGCAGCCTGCTCGTGATGACGGTCAAGAGCCAGCATCGTTACGCGCATCGAGTACCGAAAGAGCGTTGCACGGGCGAACGTCTAAATCTGACATTCAGGCGGGTTGTTTGA
- a CDS encoding methylated-DNA--[protein]-cysteine S-methyltransferase: MASPVGTLTLTAAGDALVGLSFASSRRPKRDSCAHEDAAHPLLTFAIGQLREYFAAERRAFDLPLQLEGTDFQKRVWKQLLQIPFGETCSYGDIAHRLGDPKLSRAVGLANGSNPIAIVVPCHRVIGASGKLTGFGGGLHSKAVLLDLERQEPAFDFLHTAS; encoded by the coding sequence ATGGCGTCACCAGTTGGCACGTTAACGCTAACGGCGGCCGGTGACGCGCTAGTTGGGCTCTCGTTCGCGTCGAGCCGGCGCCCTAAGCGCGACAGCTGCGCCCACGAAGACGCCGCGCATCCGTTGTTGACGTTTGCTATCGGCCAACTGCGAGAATATTTTGCGGCCGAACGTCGCGCGTTCGATCTGCCGTTGCAGCTCGAAGGGACCGACTTTCAAAAGCGCGTGTGGAAGCAGTTGTTGCAGATTCCGTTCGGTGAAACGTGCAGCTATGGAGATATTGCGCACCGTTTGGGCGACCCGAAGCTGAGCCGCGCCGTGGGCCTCGCGAATGGAAGCAACCCCATCGCGATCGTCGTGCCGTGCCATCGCGTGATCGGCGCCTCCGGAAAGCTGACTGGATTCGGCGGCGGCTTGCATAGCAAGGCGGTCCTGCTCGATCTCGAGCGCCAGGAACCGGCCTTTGACTTTCTTCACACCGCCTCATAG
- a CDS encoding NAD(P)H-hydrate dehydratase — translation MIVVLTPEQMRAVDAQAVAVAGEDALMTAAGTRIAERLRSMLRPGGRVAAFAGPGNNGGDAFAALALLEPQHERVVYVADAESGSAARREAMWRARAAGVDVRPLPSDDTELADALRASLAVDGLFGTGARLPIAQPYAAICRALDARHRTVLAIDIPSGIDALTGAVSDDAVRATVTVTIGAAKPGLFFEPAREYVGECWLASIGIDPPLLAAQPQTFAALDDDAFLRMLPVRPANGDKRTSGAPLIIAGSGQFPGAAVLCSRGAARAGAGYVTVATPATVAPTLRAHLVEQVVVEISNDASPEDVVDQLIDISSHNSAVAIGPGLGLDDRTGAIVTGFLARNELPVVVDASALFHLSKHLDVLRGKKAVVTPHAGEFARLSGKGTIKPGERVDRLREFVLRTGIATLLKGSDTLVYDGASMHINSTGTSALATAGTGDVLSGIIATLASQGLPIADAARAGAYWHGLAGRHAASIRRVGVVAGDIAESLAAALPEGQTPDDSLRRLF, via the coding sequence ATGATCGTCGTCCTCACCCCCGAGCAGATGCGCGCAGTCGACGCGCAGGCCGTCGCGGTCGCAGGCGAAGACGCGTTGATGACGGCGGCGGGAACGCGAATCGCCGAGCGCTTGCGCTCGATGTTACGACCCGGTGGCCGGGTCGCTGCCTTCGCTGGGCCGGGCAACAATGGCGGCGACGCATTCGCCGCACTCGCGCTGCTCGAACCGCAACACGAACGAGTCGTCTATGTCGCCGACGCGGAGAGCGGGTCCGCTGCGCGACGCGAAGCGATGTGGCGGGCGCGTGCGGCCGGGGTCGACGTGCGACCGCTTCCATCGGATGACACCGAACTGGCCGACGCGCTACGGGCTTCACTCGCAGTCGACGGGCTTTTCGGAACGGGAGCTCGGCTGCCGATCGCTCAGCCCTATGCGGCGATCTGCCGCGCGCTCGACGCTCGACACCGTACCGTGCTGGCGATCGACATCCCGAGCGGCATCGATGCTCTTACCGGAGCCGTTAGCGACGACGCGGTACGCGCGACCGTAACCGTGACGATTGGTGCCGCGAAGCCGGGCCTCTTCTTCGAACCGGCACGCGAATACGTCGGCGAGTGCTGGCTGGCATCGATCGGGATCGATCCCCCGCTCCTGGCCGCTCAACCACAAACGTTCGCCGCGCTCGACGACGATGCGTTCCTGCGCATGCTGCCGGTGCGTCCGGCAAATGGCGACAAACGAACTTCCGGAGCGCCGCTGATTATCGCCGGCTCGGGGCAGTTTCCCGGAGCGGCCGTTCTATGCTCGCGCGGTGCGGCACGCGCCGGTGCGGGTTACGTGACGGTTGCGACGCCGGCAACCGTTGCGCCGACGCTTCGGGCGCACCTCGTCGAACAAGTCGTTGTGGAAATCTCGAACGACGCTTCGCCGGAGGATGTCGTCGACCAACTGATCGACATTTCGAGCCACAACTCGGCGGTCGCGATCGGACCGGGGCTTGGCCTCGACGATCGCACCGGAGCGATCGTTACCGGATTTCTGGCGCGAAACGAACTGCCCGTTGTGGTCGATGCCAGCGCGCTCTTTCACTTGTCCAAACACCTCGACGTATTGCGCGGCAAGAAAGCCGTCGTTACGCCGCACGCCGGCGAATTCGCGCGACTTTCGGGTAAGGGCACGATCAAGCCGGGCGAGCGCGTGGACCGGTTGCGCGAGTTCGTGTTGCGGACCGGTATCGCGACGCTGCTCAAAGGCAGCGATACGCTCGTGTACGACGGCGCATCGATGCACATTAATTCGACCGGAACCAGTGCGCTCGCCACGGCGGGCACCGGCGATGTGCTGAGCGGCATCATCGCAACGCTGGCGTCGCAAGGATTGCCGATCGCCGATGCAGCGCGAGCCGGCGCGTATTGGCACGGCCTAGCCGGTCGTCACGCCGCATCCATCCGCCGCGTGGGCGTCGTAGCCGGCGATATTGCGGAATCGCTCGCAGCGGCGTTACCCGAAGGCCAAACGCCGGACGACTCGCTGCGCCGCCTGTTCTAA
- the eno gene encoding phosphopyruvate hydratase: protein MIEGVHAREVLDSRGNPTVAVTVATSFGAVEEAMVPSGASTGTNEAVELRDGDPKRYGGKGVLNAVTAVNDELGPALEGLDATSQRQIDEALIELDGTPNKSRVGANATLGVSLAVARAAAASLSLPLFRYLGGPCAATLPTPMMNVINGGKHAEGALQFQELMIVPLGAKTEAEAVRCGAEVFHALGKLLHDRNLPTQVGDEGGYAPALETPQQALDLIVAAIDVAGYRSGQDVAIALDPASSEFYQDGKYYALTKDRGLDAHGMIALYRELCDVYPIVSIEDGLAENDWNGWRKLTEALGDRVQLVGDDIFVTNVKFLERGIAEGVGNAILIKVNQIGTLTETLDAVSLAHTSGYATVMSHRSGETEDTSIADIAVGAGSTQIKTGSLSRSERIAKYNRLMAIEAELGSAARYAGASAYRRR from the coding sequence CTGATCGAGGGCGTGCACGCGCGCGAGGTACTCGATTCTCGTGGTAACCCGACCGTAGCGGTGACGGTCGCGACCAGTTTTGGCGCCGTCGAGGAAGCCATGGTTCCGTCGGGGGCGTCGACCGGCACGAACGAAGCGGTCGAACTTCGCGACGGCGATCCGAAACGCTACGGGGGCAAAGGCGTTCTAAACGCCGTTACTGCTGTTAACGACGAACTCGGTCCGGCGCTCGAAGGGCTCGACGCGACGTCGCAGCGCCAAATAGACGAGGCGCTCATCGAACTCGACGGCACGCCCAATAAATCGCGCGTCGGCGCGAATGCGACGCTCGGCGTTTCGCTGGCGGTGGCGCGAGCGGCTGCTGCAAGTTTATCGCTGCCCCTGTTTCGCTATCTCGGCGGCCCGTGCGCGGCGACGTTACCGACGCCGATGATGAACGTGATCAACGGCGGAAAACATGCCGAAGGTGCGTTACAATTTCAAGAGCTGATGATCGTTCCGCTCGGCGCAAAGACCGAAGCCGAAGCGGTTCGCTGCGGCGCCGAAGTTTTTCACGCGCTCGGAAAACTACTGCACGATCGCAACTTGCCGACACAGGTTGGCGATGAGGGCGGATATGCGCCCGCGCTCGAAACGCCGCAGCAGGCGCTCGATTTGATCGTCGCAGCCATCGACGTTGCCGGCTATCGCAGCGGCCAGGACGTTGCGATCGCCCTCGATCCGGCATCGTCCGAATTCTATCAAGACGGCAAATATTACGCCCTTACGAAAGATCGCGGGTTGGACGCCCACGGCATGATCGCGCTGTATCGCGAGTTATGCGACGTCTATCCGATCGTGTCGATCGAAGATGGATTAGCCGAAAACGACTGGAACGGCTGGCGTAAGCTAACCGAAGCGCTCGGCGATCGCGTGCAATTGGTTGGCGACGATATCTTCGTGACCAACGTGAAGTTCCTCGAACGCGGAATCGCCGAAGGCGTCGGCAACGCCATCTTGATCAAAGTCAATCAGATTGGAACGTTGACCGAAACGCTGGATGCCGTTTCGCTCGCACATACATCGGGATATGCGACGGTCATGTCACATCGGTCGGGCGAAACCGAGGACACCAGCATCGCGGATATCGCGGTGGGCGCCGGATCGACGCAGATCAAGACCGGGTCGCTATCGCGTAGCGAGCGCATCGCAAAGTACAACCGGCTCATGGCGATCGAAGCCGAACTCGGTTCGGCCGCACGCTACGCCGGCGCCTCGGCTTACCGCCGCCGCTAG
- a CDS encoding holo-ACP synthase, producing the protein MILGIGIDLAEVERYRFGPRELEWFARKIYTDEEMRYAMRKRHWPERLAGFYAAKEATRKAFGHAIPWRWIGVGHKPSGAPTIEFFNKAIALPERRGVTNVHLTITHSATTASAVVILER; encoded by the coding sequence ATGATTTTGGGTATTGGCATCGATCTAGCGGAAGTCGAGCGCTACCGGTTCGGTCCGCGCGAGCTCGAATGGTTCGCGCGCAAGATCTACACCGATGAAGAGATGCGCTACGCGATGCGCAAACGCCACTGGCCCGAACGGTTGGCCGGCTTCTACGCCGCCAAAGAAGCAACGCGCAAAGCGTTCGGGCATGCCATTCCCTGGCGCTGGATCGGCGTCGGCCATAAGCCGAGCGGCGCCCCGACGATCGAGTTCTTCAATAAAGCCATCGCTCTTCCCGAACGGCGCGGCGTTACGAACGTTCACCTGACGATCACGCATTCGGCCACGACGGCATCCGCTGTCGTTATCTTAGAGCGATGA
- the ada gene encoding bifunctional DNA-binding transcriptional regulator/O6-methylguanine-DNA methyltransferase Ada — protein MMLEDDARWKRVLARDASADGTFWYSVATTKIFCRPSCPSRAANPRNVAFHASIAAARAAGFRPCRRCRPDGRSIADARATLIASICRTIERAETPPSLAELADAARLSPSYLQRTFKAVTGVSPREYAAAHRTERVRDSLQQKSSVTQAIFDAGFNSSGRFYERSTQLLGMTPARYRDGGAGETIRFAVGESQLGSVLVASSARGVVAILLGDDPEQLVRDLQDRFARATLVGGDREYERLVARVVGFVENPRIGLDLPLDVRGTAFQQRVWNALQAIPAGSSASYSEIASRIGAPKAARAVAAACAANALAVAIPCHRVVRADASAGGYAWGVHRKQMLAERERAS, from the coding sequence ATGATGCTTGAAGACGACGCACGCTGGAAACGCGTATTGGCTCGCGACGCGAGCGCCGACGGCACGTTTTGGTACTCGGTGGCGACGACGAAGATCTTTTGCCGTCCATCCTGCCCATCGCGCGCCGCTAACCCGCGCAACGTCGCCTTCCACGCGTCGATCGCTGCTGCGAGGGCGGCTGGGTTTCGCCCGTGCCGGCGCTGCCGCCCGGATGGACGCTCGATCGCCGACGCGCGGGCTACGTTGATCGCGTCAATCTGCAGAACGATCGAACGTGCAGAAACGCCGCCGTCGCTGGCAGAACTGGCCGATGCGGCGCGTTTGAGCCCGAGCTATCTTCAGCGTACGTTCAAAGCCGTAACCGGCGTTTCACCGCGCGAATACGCGGCCGCGCATCGAACCGAGCGCGTTCGCGATTCGCTGCAGCAAAAATCTTCGGTAACCCAAGCGATTTTCGACGCGGGGTTCAATTCGAGCGGCCGCTTCTACGAACGGTCGACGCAGCTGCTCGGTATGACGCCCGCGCGTTATCGCGACGGTGGCGCCGGCGAAACCATCCGATTCGCGGTTGGAGAATCGCAACTCGGCTCGGTGTTGGTCGCGTCGAGCGCGCGCGGCGTCGTTGCGATTCTATTAGGCGACGATCCCGAGCAGCTCGTACGCGATTTGCAAGACCGCTTTGCGAGGGCGACGTTGGTTGGCGGGGACCGCGAGTACGAGCGTCTGGTCGCTCGCGTCGTCGGATTCGTCGAAAACCCGCGAATCGGCCTCGACCTGCCGCTCGATGTTCGCGGGACCGCGTTTCAACAACGCGTGTGGAACGCATTGCAGGCGATACCGGCCGGCAGTTCGGCTTCGTATTCGGAAATCGCATCGCGCATCGGCGCGCCAAAAGCTGCACGCGCCGTCGCGGCTGCATGTGCCGCGAACGCGTTGGCGGTGGCGATTCCATGCCATCGCGTCGTCCGCGCCGATGCAAGCGCCGGCGGCTACGCGTGGGGCGTTCATCGCAAGCAAATGTTGGCCGAGCGCGAACGCGCTTCGTGA
- a CDS encoding biotin--[acetyl-CoA-carboxylase] ligase has protein sequence MDSPAHAYARVSHDLAGTAFSDIAYVDQTDSTNADAASLLGDPRHAGFSIVAGHQTAGRGRKAREWIDAPGSALLVTTVLPRPIAASSLWAAPFWVGLALREALARVGVEAALRWPNDLLLDGRKVAGILCVSRVTGGEAWIACGAGVNVHRPASTLPVDPPPAFCDDATSVDSSALLGALLRAYDASLGLLDWPQRIAERWERAAGIRGSRYVVLEDGSTDAFEANAIGLSGDGGLNLEQNGIVRTVSLADARVLR, from the coding sequence ATGGATTCTCCAGCGCATGCGTACGCGCGCGTTTCACACGACCTGGCCGGAACCGCGTTTAGCGATATCGCGTACGTCGACCAAACCGACAGCACCAACGCCGACGCAGCCTCACTTTTGGGCGATCCCCGTCACGCCGGCTTCAGCATTGTAGCCGGGCATCAGACCGCGGGTCGCGGTCGCAAAGCGCGCGAGTGGATCGACGCCCCGGGCTCGGCGCTCCTCGTTACGACGGTTCTTCCGCGACCGATTGCAGCGTCTAGCCTGTGGGCTGCGCCGTTTTGGGTGGGTCTGGCGTTGCGCGAGGCGCTGGCGAGGGTAGGCGTCGAGGCGGCGCTGCGATGGCCGAACGACCTGTTACTCGACGGCCGAAAGGTCGCTGGAATCCTATGCGTGTCGCGCGTTACCGGCGGGGAGGCCTGGATCGCTTGCGGAGCCGGCGTCAACGTTCACCGGCCCGCCTCCACCTTGCCGGTCGATCCACCGCCGGCGTTTTGCGACGACGCCACTTCCGTTGACAGTAGCGCGTTGCTTGGCGCGCTCTTGCGCGCGTACGACGCATCGCTCGGACTACTGGACTGGCCGCAACGGATCGCCGAACGATGGGAACGCGCTGCCGGAATTCGCGGAAGCCGTTACGTCGTGCTCGAGGATGGTTCGACGGATGCGTTTGAGGCGAACGCGATCGGACTTTCGGGGGACGGCGGACTCAACCTCGAGCAGAACGGCATCGTGCGTACCGTTTCGTTAGCCGACGCGCGCGTGCTGCGCTAG
- a CDS encoding selenium-binding family protein, with translation MQLKPDPTFYASAKDAMQAPPEKLAYVALLSASGNHVPDALAVVDADPTSSTYASEIGRVELPNTGDELHHFGWNACSAALCPFAPRAHVERRYLIVPGLRSSRIYIIDTKPDPTKPRIVRTIEAQDILEKTGYTRPHTVHCGPDAIYVSALGNADGEGPGGVFMLDCDTFDIIGKWEADRGPQYLAYDFWWHLTHDAMVTSEWGTPNMIEGGLNPELLLAGKYGHQLHFWDLRKRKHVQSIDLGAEQQMVLELRPSHDPAKTYGFVGVVVSLKDLSASIWLWYRDNDKDTWAIKKVIEIPAEPADPAQLPDMLKGFSAVPPLLTDIGLSLDDQYLYASCWGTGELRQYDVSDPFNPKLVGSVHIGGIARRAPHPRNPEKPLLGGPQMVEISRDGRRVYFTNSLYRSWDDQFYPEGVDSWMAGLDIAEDGTMRFDENFYLEFDNNHRAHQVRLQGGDASSDSYCFS, from the coding sequence ATGCAGCTCAAGCCCGACCCCACCTTTTATGCCTCCGCCAAAGACGCGATGCAAGCGCCGCCGGAGAAGCTCGCTTACGTCGCGCTCTTAAGCGCGAGCGGTAATCACGTTCCGGATGCGCTCGCAGTCGTCGACGCCGATCCGACTTCATCGACGTATGCGAGCGAAATCGGCCGCGTCGAATTGCCGAATACCGGGGATGAGTTGCATCACTTCGGTTGGAACGCGTGCAGCGCCGCGCTGTGTCCGTTCGCACCGCGCGCGCATGTCGAGCGCCGCTATCTGATCGTTCCGGGATTGCGTTCGTCGCGCATCTACATCATCGACACGAAGCCGGATCCGACGAAGCCGCGCATCGTTCGGACCATCGAAGCGCAAGACATTCTCGAAAAGACCGGCTACACGCGGCCGCACACCGTGCATTGCGGGCCGGACGCGATTTATGTCAGCGCTTTAGGAAATGCCGACGGCGAAGGTCCTGGCGGAGTGTTCATGCTGGACTGCGACACGTTCGATATTATCGGAAAGTGGGAAGCCGATCGCGGTCCGCAGTACCTCGCGTACGATTTCTGGTGGCATCTTACGCACGATGCGATGGTAACGAGTGAGTGGGGCACGCCGAATATGATCGAAGGCGGCCTGAATCCCGAGTTGTTGCTCGCGGGCAAGTACGGGCATCAACTCCATTTTTGGGATCTGCGCAAGCGAAAGCACGTGCAGTCGATCGACCTCGGAGCCGAGCAACAAATGGTGCTCGAGTTACGTCCTTCACACGATCCGGCGAAGACGTACGGTTTCGTCGGCGTCGTCGTTTCGTTAAAAGATTTGTCGGCATCGATTTGGTTGTGGTATCGCGATAACGACAAGGACACATGGGCAATCAAGAAGGTGATCGAAATCCCGGCCGAGCCGGCCGATCCCGCACAGCTACCCGACATGCTCAAAGGCTTTTCGGCCGTACCTCCGCTCTTGACCGACATCGGGCTCTCGCTGGATGATCAATACTTGTACGCGTCTTGCTGGGGCACCGGCGAGCTACGTCAATACGACGTGAGCGACCCGTTCAACCCGAAACTCGTTGGTTCGGTCCATATCGGTGGCATCGCTCGTCGCGCTCCGCATCCGCGTAACCCTGAAAAGCCGCTGCTCGGGGGACCGCAGATGGTCGAGATCAGCCGCGACGGTAGGCGCGTCTACTTCACGAACTCGCTGTATCGCAGCTGGGACGATCAATTCTATCCCGAGGGCGTCGACAGCTGGATGGCCGGCTTGGACATCGCAGAAGACGGCACTATGCGCTTCGACGAGAACTTCTATCTCGAATTCGATAACAATCACCGCGCGCATCAAGTGCGACTGCAAGGTGGCGACGCGTCGTCGGATTCATACTGCTTTTCTTGA
- a CDS encoding archaemetzincin family Zn-dependent metalloprotease produces MNSRIRIVPINAIDPRFLDRLALCLEERFLSTARVERALVLPRSALNVTRQQLFATTLTTKVKRAHPDGDGVLLAVTDFDLYKTSHRFIFGDADDTQGFAAVSLHRLRSDFYGEEADTNLLFQRALKESVHELGHAFGLKHCYNMRCAMYYSNSIFETDNKMSHFCEACDRRINRARNERQ; encoded by the coding sequence ATGAACTCGCGGATACGCATCGTTCCGATCAACGCTATCGACCCCCGATTTCTGGATCGGCTTGCTTTGTGTCTCGAAGAACGGTTTCTGTCGACCGCGCGAGTCGAGCGTGCACTGGTGCTTCCCCGCAGCGCGCTGAACGTCACGCGTCAACAGTTGTTTGCGACGACGCTAACGACCAAGGTGAAGCGTGCGCATCCCGACGGCGACGGCGTGCTGCTCGCAGTCACCGACTTCGACCTTTACAAAACGTCGCATCGGTTCATTTTCGGCGATGCCGACGACACCCAAGGTTTTGCCGCCGTTTCGTTGCATCGGCTGCGCTCGGATTTTTATGGCGAAGAAGCCGATACGAATCTGCTGTTTCAACGCGCGCTCAAGGAATCGGTGCACGAGCTCGGACATGCGTTTGGCCTCAAGCATTGTTACAACATGCGCTGCGCGATGTACTATTCTAACTCGATCTTCGAGACGGACAACAAAATGTCGCATTTTTGCGAAGCGTGCGACCGCCGCATCAACCGCGCGCGAAACGAACGGCAATAA
- the ndk gene encoding nucleoside-diphosphate kinase, with protein MAIERTLILCKPDAVSRGLIGEITTRIERRGYIVAAMKLMQLDGDRAREHYGEHKGKPFFDGLVSFITSGPLVALAVEGEGAVDGCRQLIGATNPLTAAPGSIRADYAQSIGRNLVHGSDSTASAERELKIFFNDNEFVSRRHDMERWIRE; from the coding sequence ATGGCAATCGAACGGACGCTCATTCTCTGCAAGCCCGACGCCGTTTCACGCGGGCTCATCGGTGAAATTACGACGCGCATCGAACGGCGCGGCTACATCGTTGCTGCGATGAAATTAATGCAGCTCGACGGCGATCGTGCGCGCGAGCATTACGGCGAGCATAAAGGTAAGCCGTTCTTCGACGGTCTCGTGTCGTTCATTACGAGCGGCCCGCTGGTGGCGCTTGCGGTCGAAGGCGAAGGCGCCGTCGACGGCTGCCGCCAGTTGATCGGCGCGACCAATCCGCTGACGGCCGCGCCGGGATCGATTCGTGCGGATTACGCCCAATCGATCGGTCGCAATCTCGTGCACGGGAGCGATTCGACCGCCAGCGCCGAGCGCGAACTCAAGATCTTTTTTAACGACAACGAATTCGTTTCACGGCGGCACGACATGGAGCGTTGGATCCGCGAGTGA